The stretch of DNA AACGGATATTGTTGGCAATGGTGTCCTGGAACAGATAGACGCTCTGGAACACAAAGCTGAAATTGCGCATCAAACTGTCCATGCTGTATTCCTTTACATCCACACCTCCTAAGCTAACGCAGCCCTTGTCCACATCCCAGAACCGGGCGATGAGATGGCAAAGCGTTGTTTTGCCACCACCGGAAGGACCCACGATGGCTGTGGAGGTTTTCTGCGGAATATGCACGGAAATGCCGTCAATAGTCTTTCGCTTGTCGTAAGAGAACTCTACATTCTCCACATCAATATCATAACTATCCGGGGTAATATCTTTTCCGTCAATATCCATAGTAGGCATATCCAGCACAGAGTTTGCCTTGCTTACATTCAAGTCAACATTTCGCAGGAGTGCCGAGTAACTGCCAGCACTGTCCAGTGCGCCGAACAGAATAAAGGCGGCAATGATCATGACCACGGCGTTCAGCAGTTCCATTGTGCCGTTCAGATAAAACGCAACGGATACGCCCGCAATGACCACGCCGATGAGCTTGGCTATCAGACTTTGCAAGAACATGATGGGGACAAAGGTAATCTCCGATTTTATGTTTGCTGCTGTGTTTTCGTCGATGGCCTGATTCAGAGCCTTGCTCTTTTCTCCGGTCAGATTGTAAGACTTGACTTCCGCAATGCCCTGAATGTACTCCAGCACCTTTTCCACCAGCTTGCGGTCAGAAGCATCCTTTACCGGTGCGACCGTCTTTGCTTTCTTCTGCAAGTAGCTGTTGACGGCAAAGAACAGGAGCACACCAATTACGGAGATGCCGCCAATCCGCAGGTCAAAGTACAAAATCATCAGCGCAACCACCACCGTAGTCAGAATGCCCTGGGTCACCATCATGACAACACGGGTGGCAACATCTGCCAGAGCCTCCATGCTGTTGGTGGCGACGGAGGTGATATAGCCAAGGCTGTTTTGGTTGAAGTAGCCCATAGGGAGATACTTCAAATGCTCGGCAATTTCAATGCGTTTGTCGGCACAGGTGCCGTATCCAGCCTCGCATTGGAGCATGGTGGAGCAGTAATTCGCAAAAGCATTGCCTGCGATACTAAGCAACATAATACCGAAAGACAGCAAGATATGCTGTACCGTCAGATTTCCGCTCAAAACGCCCTGTAAGGTCACGGCGATAGCCGGAATTTTCAAAGCCTCAAACATAGCCTTCAGCACACCGAGGAAAATGGACTTTGTAAATTTGCGTTTGTTGATCTCACCGCAAAAATTGAAAAAACGTCTAAATATCTGGATCATTGTGCTGCACCTCCTTCCTCCGTATCCCGCACAGCAATATGAGAACGCCACATCTGTGCGTACAGGCTGTCCTTTTCCAGCAGCTCCTGGTGGGTACCACTGGAGCGGATATTGCCATCCTCCACCACAAATATCCGGTCGCTGTTGGTGATAGTGGAAAGCCTATGGGCAATGACCAGCAGGGTCTTTCCTTTTGTCAGCTTGGCTACGGAGGACTGAATGAGGGCTTCATTTTCCGGATCGGTAAAAGCTGTTGCCTCGTCCAGAATGACGATAGGAGCGTTTTTCAACATGGCACGGGCAATGGTGATACGCTGACGCTCGCCACCGGAGAGATGCCCACCGGCACCGCCCACAATAGTCTGGTAGCCGTGATCCAAACTCATAATAAAGTCATGGCAACCGCTGTTCTGGGCCGCCTCAATGACTTCTTCGTCCGTTGCGCTCTGGTTGCCCATACGAATATTTTCCATGACGGTGGTGTCGAACAGGTAATTGTCCTGAGAGACATAGGCAATGTACCGATTGTAGTCCTGCTGGGTCATTTGGCGAATATCCACGCCGCCGAAAGAAATACTGCCGCCGTCCACATCCCACAGTCCCGCAATGAGTTTTGCAATGGTGGATTTCCCGCTGCCGGAAGGACCAACGAGGGCGTTGACCGTGCCTTCCCGAATGGTCATGTTGATGCCATGAAGCACCTCTTTCTCGTGGTAGCCGAAGGTCACGTCATGCAGCGCAATATCGTTATTTTTCGGCTGAGATGCGGAAACCTGCGGGCGGGTCTGCTCCTCCTGCTCTAAAATACCGGTCACTTCTCCGATGATAGTACTCAGCTTTGCCAGATCGTCGCCGTAGGACATAACGGTAATCAGGGATGTGATCAAACCAACGGAGAACAAAATGACCTGAATAAAGGTATTGGCATCCAGCGTACCGGCACGGAACAGCAGACCGCCGATGGGAAGAACCGCCACCATGGTCGCCGGGAAAACGGACATGGCAAGGCAGAAATAGATATTGCATCGCCGCATCCATTCCACATAACAGCTTGCGCCCTCTTTGGCGGCGACCACGAATTTTTCATAGGAGCTTTGTGCCTTGCCAAACGCTTTGATGACCTCAATGCCGTTGATATACTCTACCGCAGTATCATTGAGTATCTTGGTTTTATCCACGGTGTTCTGATAGCTTTCCGCATAGCCACGGGTCATTCCTGCATAGCACCCGAATCCGATGGGCACTGTTACCAGCACAGCCAGAGCCATGCGCCAATCCAGTACAAAGAGATACACCAGCAGGGCAATAGGCACCAACAGGTTTGATGTAAATTCGGGAATGATATGCGCCATAGTGGTCTCGATGCTGTCGATGCGCTCCACCAGTACATTTTTCACCGAACCGGAGGGCATATCCAGCACCGTGCCCAGCGGCACACGAGTCAGCTTCTCACATACCCGTTTGCGGATGTTGCCCAACACCGCAAAGGTCGCCTTGTGAGAAAGCGTGGTGGAAATGCTGTGAAAGCCGCATCGCCCCACCCAAAGAAGCGCCATCACAAGGCAGTGTTGTAAGTAAATATTCGTGTCCCGGCATCCACCCAGTAAATCGCCAATCATATTTGCCATGACGAAATAGGGCAAAATGCCGCAGATCACGCCACACACAGCACTGAGTACGCTGAGTACATAACGGGAGCGATATTCTCCCGCAAAGTCCCAGATCCACGTTGCTGTAGAGCGTTTCATTTTTGTGTTCATGTTCTACCTCCTGTCATTTCTGTATTCAGCAGGGGGCGTATCAAAGATTTCCTTGAAAGCCGCTGCAAATTTACTTGGATTATCGTAGCCGACAGCAGACGCAATCTCAATAATCCGCTTTTTACGGTCTGTTACCAGCATGGACGCTGCCACATTCATCTTGTAGTTGCGGATATAGGTATAGATGGGGCTGCCATACACACCCTTGAAGCCGTTTTTCAGGGCCGATGTGCTGAGATCAAATTGCTTTGCCAGTTCTTCAGTGGTGTAATTTCGGGTCAAATCGTCGGTCAGCAGCTTATGTACCGCCCTGATCTTCTCAGCCTGGCTGGAATAGAAATACGGGCGTTCATCCTTGTACTCAGACAGTTCCAAAGCCCGCAGGAACACCAGCAGCTCCATGACCTTAATTTTGAAATAGTCCATGCGTATCTTTGCCGGAACATTGTAAAGCTCCGAGAAGATATGCTCAATGGAAGGGTGTTTGCGCAGGATATAGATACTGTCCTTACCGCAGAACTTGTCTGCCAGTTCCGATAAGTCAAAGGACACACCAGGCATTGCCTCCCGCACGGATTGTTCCGCATGATCGAGGAAGAAGCCAACCGTGATACCATGATAGTGAGACACAGGAAAATACATATCGCCGCTGTGATGCACCCGGCGATCCATTCGCAAATCGCCCTGTTCCATGTAATACCGCATATCTTTGTCCGTCCGATGCTCGATTCGTCCTTCCCGACAATGGTCGATGCAGAAGATGCGGGACGAACTGTTAAAACGGCTGTAACAATGGGTCATGTGAAAATCGTTATATATCAGGTACACACCGTCAAATACCCGATAAATGGTCATAAGTCCATCGCCGCTGGGATCTCTCATCCGAAGCACCTTGCAATCCTCAGTCTCCACCATTTCTTCCAGATTGTCACCCATGTCCGTACTGTGAAACATTGCCCAGGGACTATATTCATTTTCCAAATTAACACCTCCTTAAAGGAAAGTTATAGGCAGCTAACTCGTATTAATTAAGGAAAGCCGGTTTTCACGGCTTCCGTAGTAATTATATTCATTTTACAGTTTACTTTCTAATCCGATCCGCTTTTTTCGCTCCATTTGGTAAAAAATATTTGCAGCAAAGCTGAAATTCTTATCCCAGCACCACATCCAACACCATCATCACGCTGAATCCTAACGCAAAGAATACTGTACCGATGTTGGAATGCTTTCCAGCAGACATTTCAGGAATCAGTTCTTCCACTACCACATAGAGCATAGCTCCTGCGGCAAAACTCAGCAAATACGGCAAAGCGGGGACAACAAACTGTGCTGCAAGAATTGTTAACACCGCCCCCAGTGGCTCTACAATGCCGGATAGGACACCGCTTAGAAAGGCTTGCCCTTTCTTCATTCCCTCTGCCCGCAGAGGCATAGAGATAATGGCACCCTCCGGGAAGTTTTGAATGGCGATACCGAGAGATAATGCCAACGCACCCGCTGCTGTGATTTCATCGTTTCCGGTCAAAAAGCCTGCATAGACCACGCCTACTGCCATTCCTTCGGGAATGTTATGGAGCGTTACTGCCAGCAGCATAGTTGTCCTGCCAAATCCACTTTTTACACCTTCCGGCTGGTCAGCATTACGATGCAGGTGTGGGATGAGCCTATCCAAAATCAGCAGGAACAGGATGCCAAGCCAGAAACCGGCTGCGGCAGGAATCACCGCACCTTTACCCATATCCGCCGCCTGTTCCATAGCTGGAATCAGCAAACTCCAGATAGAGGCCGCCACCATAACCCCGGCGGCAAAGCCGGTCAATGCCCGCTGTACTTGCGTTCCAAGTGATCTTTTCAAAAAGAATACGCATCCGGCTCCCATTACAGTTCCGAAAAACGGGAGCAGGATTCCATAAAAAGCCGTCATATATCAATCCCTCCTGATAAACAGCAATGAGCACCCATCCAAATTTCCGATGGGTGCTCACATTTTTTTTACTCCCCTTCGAAGCGATTTTCTAATTTATCAAAATTTCATATCGCAGCCTTCTTCCACGATTCAATGGTGGCGGTGATACGCCGATCAATATCCACACGAGCCGATCTGCATTCCTTCGGATGCTTCTTTGCACTCTGAAACGCCATTTTCACAAACAGACTCGCCCCAACAGGCAGCATGATCGGGATTGCACATGGCAGGTATAACTTCCAATAGGTCATGCTGTTTGGTAATTTCCGCAACGCTTGTCACCGCTTTGCAGACGGTATAATAGCTCATCAGTGCAATACAATCATAAGTGCGCCTGTGCTGTTGTGGAAATTCTTTTTCCCACCAAGATTGGTACGCCAATCGGACAGATAGGAAACATATTGCTGCTGTATCGGTTGCCAGCTCCAGCACCTGCTTGTGCCGCACCACAGGATAGATTAGAGAATACATTTGCTTATATGCCTTGTGGTCTTTCTTTATAAAGTGGTCATAGATTTTCGCTGTGCGATCCCAAAATGTTACCTTCATAACATCACTCCTGCGTTCCGATTAGTCGCATCTAACTCTCTGTCTTTTGAAAAGCCGCCAGACGGCAGCTTTTCGATTTAATCAAATAATTCCCTGCAAGCACCATGCACCAGCATTCCCAACACCTGCGGATACAGTTCGCCGATTTCCCCCTGATGGGAGACAGTTAAGATCAGTCCACGGATGGTGGCGGCAGCCAGATCCATTCCGCCTTTCGGCACAAGTCCACTTGCCTCCAGAATTTGGCGAATATGAACTTCGTCATCGTGATAGTGGGCGGCCTTGATGTCAGATGGTATCCGCCGCAACAAATACTCCGCATTGTTTTCGATGAAGGTCATAGCTTTGGTATCGGAAAGGTATTTGCAGGCGGCAAGAATGATCTTCGTTGCTCGCTCCGTTGGTGGAAGTTCTGCATTGTCCTGCAAGGCTTTCTCCGCTACGGCATACGTTTCCGCATGAATATTTTCCAGCACAGCAAAGAACAGCAGTTCTTTGGATGGGAAGAACTTATAGAACGAACCCTTTGCAATACCCACCGCCTCCGTGAGCTGTTCCACCGATGTTTTCCGCACCCCGATGGTCACGGCACAACGCAACGCTTCGTCTAACAAATCCTTGCGGATCATTTCATTTTTCTGTTCTGTAAACGCCAAGTGATAACCTCCAAATCGTTTTGACCATTTTTGTTCTTTCGGTCATGATTATACTCTTTGTACTCGTCCCTGTCAATGGATTTCAAAGAAAAGTTACTGTTCACTGGCAATATTCCGTGAGGTGTTTTTTGTGAGCGAAGGTCACAGAAAACCCGAGACATACTGCGCGAATTTATGCGATCAGCATAAATTCTGTGCATCGCGAAGCGTGTTACTGAGAACGGAATGAACAGTAACGGTAAAATCAAGCTTAATTATTAGTCCATCTTCAGGGATTACTTCCCATCCGTTGGGCGATATTCGATATCCCATCGCATTCATCCCGCTTTGTCCTCCCTGCCATTGTTTTTATAAGTTCAGATTCTTCACCCAATTTTTTAAGGAATATTCTGATAAGTTTCCATTCAGCAGCTTGCCCTGAAGCAGTGTTGCCCCCGGACAGCTCGGTTCCAGTTTCTCATTTGTCTTTCCCATACCGCTGCCTCCGGAGGTTGCAAAAGGAATAATCGTCTTACCGGAAAAATCATAGCTTTCCAGAAACGTATTGATAATCGTCGGAGCAACATACCACCAGATAGGGAACCCCACGAAAACAACATCATACTTTTCCATGTCAGCTAGCTTCTCTGCAATCGTCGGCCGGGATGACGGGTCATTCATTTCAACAGAGCTTCTGCTCTTTTTGTCCATCCAATTCAAATCAGCAGAAGAATAAGGAACCTCCGGTTTGATTTCGTGCAGATCAGCTTCAATCGCTTCTGAAAGTTTCCACGCTGCCTTTGCAGTCACACCACTGGCTGAAAAATACGCCACTAAAATTTTCTTGCTCATAATGTACCTCCATCATTTTTCTAATAAAATTATATTACCTGAAAAGTTTTCCACTTCCCGGACTTTTGTCTCCAGAAGAAAATAACAGCCCGGATAACCCAATCGCTGACCATTGCAATCGCAATTCCTATGACGCCCATCTGCAGGGCAACCCCTAAAAGCCAGGACAGCAACAGGCGCACTGCTATGGTAGATATGACCGAAACATACATGGTGAACTTCACATCGCCTGCGGCACGCAGCCCATTACTAAGTGCCCCGGAAAAAGGATAGGCAATGGCATTGAACAGATTGTGTATCAGAACCAACCAAATGACAAGCTGCTTGGTGTCCGGCTCCAACGCATAGAACCTCATAAACAGAGGAGTCAAAACGAAAATCAGCAGATTCCATGCGAATGAAAGCAGCACCGTAATCTTTGTCAGTTTTTTTAAGTAACTCTCTGCAATCTGTGTATTATTGTTTCCCATGCACTGCCCAATGACCGTGATAAACACCGGCCCCATAGAAACGCTAGCCAGGGCAGCCAAAGACCAGATGCTTTGCGCCACGCCGTTTGCCGCGATCTGATAAGTACCAAAGAGTGCCACAATACTGCTGAGTGCCACCTTTACCAACTGAAACACGCCGTTTTCCAACCCATTTGGAATGGCTATCCTTAAAATGTGCCGCATAAGCGCCCCGTTCCACTGAAAAATCCATTTGCGCGTATAAAATACATGGTTTTTCTTGCGGAAACAAAGCACGGTGATTACCACTGCCGAAAATGTCCGGGCGATCAAAGAGGGCCAGGCGACACCGGCAACGCCTGCGTGCAGCACAAACACGCCGATCAGGTTCCCAATGACATTGATGATATTGGAAGCCACCGACAGATACATGGTCACGCTGGTCTTTCCCACACTGCGAAAAAGGGAAGCACCGGCATTATAGACCGCCAGAGCCGGATAGGAATAAGCGGAAATTTTAAGATAAGTAATGCAGGCCTGCATCACATCGCTTTCCACTTTTCCGAACATCAGACGCAGCATTCCCTCATTACCGATCAGCACAAGTGCTGAGACTAATGTGGAAAAAATTGCGGAGAACCGCAGGAGCTGGCTTGCAGATTCCCCGGCAGCATCTATTGCCTTTCTGCCAATATACTGGCTGATCACCACTGCGCCACCGGATGCCAGTGCCGTAAACAGGTAAATAAAAATCGTGTTAAACTGGTTTACCAGAGAAACACCGGAAACCGCCGCTTCCCCGGCATAGCTGACCACCAAATGCGTAGGTTGGTGCTTTGTTGCGATATGCTCCACGGTTACGGTGTATTGTTCATATTCTGTTTTCGGGAATCTTTATGAAATCTTCAAAATTGCACGGTATGCTATCCGTAAAATCAAAGAAAGGACTTGATTATATGGATATGATTTTGAAAACGACTGACCTCTGCAAAAATTTCAAGGGGCAAATGGCGGTAAACAATGTGTCACTGAACATCCGGCGCAACTCGGTTTATGGTCTGCTGGGGCCGAATGGGGCTGGCAAATCCACGATCTTAAAAATGTTCACCGGCATTTTGCGCCCCACATCGGGAAGCATCGAGTTTGACGGCCACCCGTGGAAGCGGAATGCTCTGGAGCATATCGGTGCTTTGATTGAGATGCCCCCGCTTTACGAAAATCTGACTGCATACGAAAATCTCAAAGTCAGAACTACATTGCTCGGCCTGGACGATGCACGAATTAACGAGGTATTGCAAATTGTCCAG from Blautia sp. SC05B48 encodes:
- a CDS encoding ABC transporter ATP-binding protein, yielding MIQIFRRFFNFCGEINKRKFTKSIFLGVLKAMFEALKIPAIAVTLQGVLSGNLTVQHILLSFGIMLLSIAGNAFANYCSTMLQCEAGYGTCADKRIEIAEHLKYLPMGYFNQNSLGYITSVATNSMEALADVATRVVMMVTQGILTTVVVALMILYFDLRIGGISVIGVLLFFAVNSYLQKKAKTVAPVKDASDRKLVEKVLEYIQGIAEVKSYNLTGEKSKALNQAIDENTAANIKSEITFVPIMFLQSLIAKLIGVVIAGVSVAFYLNGTMELLNAVVMIIAAFILFGALDSAGSYSALLRNVDLNVSKANSVLDMPTMDIDGKDITPDSYDIDVENVEFSYDKRKTIDGISVHIPQKTSTAIVGPSGGGKTTLCHLIARFWDVDKGCVSLGGVDVKEYSMDSLMRNFSFVFQSVYLFQDTIANNIRFGQPDAPMEKVIEAAKKACCHDFIMALPDGYETIIGEGGANLSGGEKQRISIARAIMKDAPIVILDEATANVDPESEQELTNAIEALTKEKTIIMIAHRLKTVRHADNILVIDGGKIVQSGTHEQLMQQGGIYRRFVESRELAVGWKV
- a CDS encoding ABC transporter ATP-binding protein; translated protein: MNTKMKRSTATWIWDFAGEYRSRYVLSVLSAVCGVICGILPYFVMANMIGDLLGGCRDTNIYLQHCLVMALLWVGRCGFHSISTTLSHKATFAVLGNIRKRVCEKLTRVPLGTVLDMPSGSVKNVLVERIDSIETTMAHIIPEFTSNLLVPIALLVYLFVLDWRMALAVLVTVPIGFGCYAGMTRGYAESYQNTVDKTKILNDTAVEYINGIEVIKAFGKAQSSYEKFVVAAKEGASCYVEWMRRCNIYFCLAMSVFPATMVAVLPIGGLLFRAGTLDANTFIQVILFSVGLITSLITVMSYGDDLAKLSTIIGEVTGILEQEEQTRPQVSASQPKNNDIALHDVTFGYHEKEVLHGINMTIREGTVNALVGPSGSGKSTIAKLIAGLWDVDGGSISFGGVDIRQMTQQDYNRYIAYVSQDNYLFDTTVMENIRMGNQSATDEEVIEAAQNSGCHDFIMSLDHGYQTIVGGAGGHLSGGERQRITIARAMLKNAPIVILDEATAFTDPENEALIQSSVAKLTKGKTLLVIAHRLSTITNSDRIFVVEDGNIRSSGTHQELLEKDSLYAQMWRSHIAVRDTEEGGAAQ
- a CDS encoding helix-turn-helix domain-containing protein yields the protein MENEYSPWAMFHSTDMGDNLEEMVETEDCKVLRMRDPSGDGLMTIYRVFDGVYLIYNDFHMTHCYSRFNSSSRIFCIDHCREGRIEHRTDKDMRYYMEQGDLRMDRRVHHSGDMYFPVSHYHGITVGFFLDHAEQSVREAMPGVSFDLSELADKFCGKDSIYILRKHPSIEHIFSELYNVPAKIRMDYFKIKVMELLVFLRALELSEYKDERPYFYSSQAEKIRAVHKLLTDDLTRNYTTEELAKQFDLSTSALKNGFKGVYGSPIYTYIRNYKMNVAASMLVTDRKKRIIEIASAVGYDNPSKFAAAFKEIFDTPPAEYRNDRR
- a CDS encoding ZIP family metal transporter, which translates into the protein MTAFYGILLPFFGTVMGAGCVFFLKRSLGTQVQRALTGFAAGVMVAASIWSLLIPAMEQAADMGKGAVIPAAAGFWLGILFLLILDRLIPHLHRNADQPEGVKSGFGRTTMLLAVTLHNIPEGMAVGVVYAGFLTGNDEITAAGALALSLGIAIQNFPEGAIISMPLRAEGMKKGQAFLSGVLSGIVEPLGAVLTILAAQFVVPALPYLLSFAAGAMLYVVVEELIPEMSAGKHSNIGTVFFALGFSVMMVLDVVLG
- a CDS encoding TetR/AcrR family transcriptional regulator produces the protein MAFTEQKNEMIRKDLLDEALRCAVTIGVRKTSVEQLTEAVGIAKGSFYKFFPSKELLFFAVLENIHAETYAVAEKALQDNAELPPTERATKIILAACKYLSDTKAMTFIENNAEYLLRRIPSDIKAAHYHDDEVHIRQILEASGLVPKGGMDLAAATIRGLILTVSHQGEIGELYPQVLGMLVHGACRELFD
- a CDS encoding flavodoxin, which gives rise to MSKKILVAYFSASGVTAKAAWKLSEAIEADLHEIKPEVPYSSADLNWMDKKSRSSVEMNDPSSRPTIAEKLADMEKYDVVFVGFPIWWYVAPTIINTFLESYDFSGKTIIPFATSGGSGMGKTNEKLEPSCPGATLLQGKLLNGNLSEYSLKNWVKNLNL
- a CDS encoding MATE family efflux transporter encodes the protein MEHIATKHQPTHLVVSYAGEAAVSGVSLVNQFNTIFIYLFTALASGGAVVISQYIGRKAIDAAGESASQLLRFSAIFSTLVSALVLIGNEGMLRLMFGKVESDVMQACITYLKISAYSYPALAVYNAGASLFRSVGKTSVTMYLSVASNIINVIGNLIGVFVLHAGVAGVAWPSLIARTFSAVVITVLCFRKKNHVFYTRKWIFQWNGALMRHILRIAIPNGLENGVFQLVKVALSSIVALFGTYQIAANGVAQSIWSLAALASVSMGPVFITVIGQCMGNNNTQIAESYLKKLTKITVLLSFAWNLLIFVLTPLFMRFYALEPDTKQLVIWLVLIHNLFNAIAYPFSGALSNGLRAAGDVKFTMYVSVISTIAVRLLLSWLLGVALQMGVIGIAIAMVSDWVIRAVIFFWRQKSGKWKTFQVI
- a CDS encoding lantibiotic protection ABC transporter ATP-binding protein; the protein is MDMILKTTDLCKNFKGQMAVNNVSLNIRRNSVYGLLGPNGAGKSTILKMFTGILRPTSGSIEFDGHPWKRNALEHIGALIEMPPLYENLTAYENLKVRTTLLGLDDARINEVLQIVQLTNTGKKRAGQFSLGMKQRLGIAIALLNSPQLLILDEPTNGLDPLGIEELRELIRSFPCKGITVILSSHILSEVQQIADHVGIIAGGVLGYEGELRAGEDLEQLFMDVIRRNGKEGY